The Sediminispirochaeta smaragdinae DSM 11293 genome has a segment encoding these proteins:
- the phoU gene encoding phosphate signaling complex protein PhoU, translating to MDHNTLRQHYSDEMRANDREILKMGAFVEEAVRKSMQCMLDQDIDLADKVIRDDEVINNLELRIQDTLTLLIATEQPVAGDLRHVITSLKIVTQLERMGDHAVHIAKAAKKLAEQHYIKDLIDLPKMAEYGIEMLHEVLTAFAENDQDKAIAVAKIDDRIDSLHNQIWRELLTYMMSDVKNIDQATTLLFVSRWLERFGDHATNISEWVVYDCTGKHIELNM from the coding sequence ATGGATCATAATACGCTGCGACAGCATTATAGCGATGAAATGAGGGCCAACGACAGAGAAATTCTGAAGATGGGGGCCTTTGTGGAAGAAGCGGTAAGAAAATCGATGCAGTGCATGCTCGATCAGGATATCGACCTGGCGGACAAGGTTATTCGCGACGATGAGGTTATCAACAATCTTGAACTAAGAATTCAGGATACCTTGACCCTGCTCATTGCAACCGAACAGCCGGTGGCGGGAGACCTGCGTCATGTCATCACCAGTTTGAAGATCGTCACCCAGCTGGAAAGGATGGGAGACCATGCGGTACATATCGCAAAGGCGGCGAAAAAGCTGGCGGAGCAGCACTATATCAAGGATCTGATCGACCTCCCAAAGATGGCCGAATACGGTATCGAGATGCTCCATGAGGTGCTGACCGCATTTGCGGAAAACGATCAGGACAAGGCAATCGCTGTTGCCAAGATAGACGACAGGATCGACAGCCTTCACAATCAGATATGGAGGGAACTTCTGACCTACATGATGAGCGATGTAAAGAACATTGATCAGGCCACAACGCTTCTCTTTGTATCACGTTGGCTCGAGCGTTTTGGGGACCACGCCACAAACATCAGTGAATGGGTGGTTTATGACTGTACAGGAAAG